The genomic stretch GGGATAACAGGTGGACTTCTCTTCTGTAAGAAGAATAATATCATTGTGGTAAGGGCGAAGTTTGTGATCCAGTGTCCAGACACAGAGCTAGTGATACCATGGACACGAGCCCAGCATCTCAGAGTGAAGACCAGAGGTCGCACGCGACTGTCAATGTTCCCATATATGTACAAAAGCTCCGACATCCTCAGTGCGATTCtacaacacaaaagaaaaaacGCGGTCAGAGGAAACACACAAACCTTGACTTGTAACCATTTAGTTGGCTGGTTCACTGATCAACTATTTCCTGATCAAAAATTGATCGGGTGGCAGTGATTAATGGACCGCTCTGTTCCACGTGATCTCCATCAGGTTTCAACAGTGACCAAGGGCGTAACTACACATCACAAGGCCACCCAGGAAAaacctttgatggggccccccaatattCACACTCTCCTTTGCCTACCCCTGATGACCCTCACAACCTGGGGACTCATCAttcaagggtcataaaactagtgtggccatcataatcttcacacccataataagTGTACCCACAAAGAGTCCTTATCGGTTGTAGAGAACTTTAGTAGGGGaccccctcacagctctgagccctactgcagttgcaggggctgctcctgtACTTACGCCCCCGGCAGTGACCTGATTGAGTATCGGCTGAATTGCTACTGTCCCAGTCAGCGATGCATTGCTCAGTGCCACAGCCTGCCAATGTGTCTGCACATCACTAGGACCCAAGAGGTCAGAATAGAGGGGTACTACACATGTTTTAGAATAAGCACAATGGGGGTTTCACATAGTGAAGAAGAGAGGGTTCCTTTCCTAAAATACCTTCAAATAATAGGTCTCGCCATATGTAGTTAGAATATtactttttttggggaaaaaaaaagcagAGGAAATTTAACCAAACTGTGAAAGAACCATCAAgaaattctctttaaagagaatctgtactctaatattcttacactaaaaagcataccattctattccttattttctcctgtgcccctctgtgctgtttctgccactctctgctgcaatcctggcttgtaattaccagttttaggcaatgtttacaaacaaactaaccagcttctaataggctcagctaagcatagtgtgtgagtatgcagggggcctgcagagggtgtgtatcgcttctaccaatcacaagcagccctgcacattccacacaatcaagctttagcccgacaaacaggacagaggaaagatacattgatttattacagagacagtgtaattaggaagagctgcagtaagccccagcacattagaacaggcataggaactcataggatagaagaactaaggctgaaaaaattgttacagagtctctttaaaatgaaccagaggtgagagacctatggaagatgccatatttatttccttttaaaaacaataccagttgcctggctgtcttgatgataaatcagacacctgaaacaagcatacagctaatcttgtcagatctgcatgcttgttcagggtctatggcttaggtattagaggcagaggatcaacaggacagccaggcaaggtgCATTAGTTCAATGGAAACAAAcatttcagcctccatatccctctcacctcgtgtTCCCTTTAACGTTGGGTAGAAAAATCTCTGTAAGGTAAATTTGAGAGTCAAGTAAGACAGGTGGGGAACCAGTGGAATACAGGCCAGCACAGTGACACCTAAACATATTATTAAAGGCACCCTGACGTGACATGGAGAAAAATGTAAAGGTTAAAgtggtattaaccactttacccccagcggtacgaatttctccgccccttttttccctcctaaaaaaccagggacggagaaatccgcaccttccgccgctgtccacgctcccgccgctcgtgcgcgcgcacccgccgctcgtgcacgccgccgcccgctcggagatcaatgaacgggaaaatccattcccgttcgttgatctagcccccgcaatgatctgctgcttctttcagaaacagcgagatcattgtgcgtctcccagcctcctactgcttcctgtaagcgtccttccggacgcttacaggtcgcatgtaaacaaacactctgtggccatcttgtggccaaatagtaaactacaccctaaaagcattttacatatacaaacattacatttacacaataaattaactcattacctcccacactccccaatttttattttttttttgtaattaaaaaaaaaaaaaaatacaataaaaaaaaaacataaatagttaccttagggactgaactttttaaatatttatgtcaagagggtataacactgttactttataaactgcgggcttgtaattagggatggatgcaaaactgaaaaaaatgcacctttatttccaaataaaatattgtcgccaaacattgtgatatggacataatttaaatggttttataaccgggacaaatgggttaatacatttcatgggttttaattacagtagcatgctttatttaaaaactataatggccgaaaactgaaaaataatattttttcccacattttttcctatttccccattaaaacacatttagaataaaataattcttggcataatgtcccacctaaagaaagcctaattggtggcaaaaaaaacaagatatagttcatttcattgggataagtaataataaagttatagacgaatgaatggaaggagcgctgaaaggtgaaaattgctctggtggtcagggggtaaaacccctcagtggtgaagtggttaaactctgacataatattcaataacaatgtgttttcctactttttataacccataaagttaaatttgcttttgtgcaaaattattattattcatttagaaaatacaagttcccaaagtacaatttatttgctatgaaagctgccattgcattttatttgtaccatcaggtaaacgttttagatcaattcgcacacaaacagactgaaaaacagcttttcCCCATCCGTCATTATCTTGATGAGCTCTGAATCCtccctgaaataattaacactgtgtacaaattgttaaaatatctgtaatacctggcatacttgtataatttcttctcttcctaccCTTGGTACTATAACTATGTTCTCTATATGCACTGTAGggatgtcatgaaaagtaatttcgttgtgttacacaatgacaataaagtgcttgaattgaATTGGtgcatttatattgtaatgtacccagtaatgatttctgagcagctgTCTTTGTTCTGGACACATTAGCAGGTGTTTTTGCACtcccagggaatgtttacattgctCGCTTGGTACAATTAACAAAATGTGATCACCTATTTGGATTCAGATCTCATTACAGGGAgatttctattgaaaaagtaatgctaggtacacacaatgagattttctggcagatctgCTGCCAGCTCGCTTatttctgatctgatttccgatcgattttccattcagttctatggaaaaatcgatcggaaatcagatctgacatattggaaataatcgagctGGCagtgaatctgccagaaaatgccattgtgtgtacctagcataagtcctgtgtttaactgtttgaatgttgttctgctaagaaaaaaaaatagtggtagtatattataggaggtaaatcttttagagcaaagaagaaatactgggtttcattccacttacaGAACAGAGTTCATtcacagttaaagagaatctgtattgctaaaatcgcacaaaagtaaacataccagtgcgttaggggacatctcctattcccctctgtcacaatttcgccgctcctcgccgcattaaaagtggttaaaaacagttttaaaaagtttgtttataaacaaacaaaatggccaccaaaacaggaagcaggttgatgtacagtatgtccacacatagaaaatacattcatacacaagcaggctgtatacagcattccttttgaatctcaagcgattatttgtgtgtttctttcctccttctgctctcatgcactgaagtttcaggttgctcttttcttcctgcaaacagctttgcccttgtctgtaattactcagtatgtgaaagcccagccagctcagaggaagatttatctagcttgtaaaagataagagagaagagagaagctgctctaatctaaataacacacaggcagtgtgcatacaggggcctaaaagggggagttcatagcagaaccacaacactgaagaacttggcagccttccaaacacaggccgacaagtctgacaagagaaagatacattgatttattacagagactgttatagtagaaagtgctgcagttagccagaacacattagaatagcttttggaacttgtaggatgataaaaaacaggatgcaatttttgttacggagtctctttaagtgtgttgCTGTCAGCTCTGATGCTCTTCACATTGTACACCATCTTCATGGTAACACTAAAGTCCATAGACCTTCATTTACAGCACAAAGCGCACTCCCGTGCATAACAGTGTAACGTCTGGGATCTTAGTGGACAACACAGGAGAACCACCCACGTGCCACATACGTTGGAAGCCTCAATGACAGTTTCTATGCATTGGACTGCAATCATTACAGGTCACTAAACTCATGTGTGGCTGAGAAACACATTTATGGGTAAAGGAAatagataaaacattcaatagctCAAGATTTATCTGTATGGGAGCATAATAAACATTGAAAAACTGCTGTCATTCAGCTGTGACAGTCAAAACTTTAAACCTAGGTTTTAATCCTTTACAAATCAAAATAGGATTATGGGATGCAAGGAAAGTGCTACTTTGGATTAGGTTTATAGACAACTGTTTATTtcctcttcaggtttgctttatcaTCCTCCTACCAGTCGCAAGTGTTTGGTGATGAggacacggttaaaatgatacctcatttagtaacaaactgccgTTGCACTCTCAACAACTACACTGGCCATATATATACATCCAGTTTGCATTAAGCAGTTAAGGTAACAATGCTTACTTATTGTCGGCTGTGAGGTCACACTGAAGACCTGTGGGCTGGTGATAGAACCGGACCAGAGGACAGCGAGCGCCCAGAATTTTCAGGACTTGAGTGCACCCGGGGCCAAAACTGTCAATGCATTCAGAGATGACAGAGAGAATCTGCTGCTGAGCTGCTCTGCTGGAGGACACCCGCCTCATCCAGAACTCTGTGACAAACGGACCTGCAGCCTGATGTAAACACAAAGCGACAAGCCATCAGAAGGACAAGTGACACTCCCTGAAGCCCACATCTGATAAGGGGAACTCACATTCTAAAGAGttgtgcctggtacacacacaatgcaatttctcgcCAGATAGATGGTCCAATAGATAATTTAcatcaggtccaatctgatttccaattgtttttctgatcgattttcagatcacttctatacaaaattgatcagatatCAGATCAGACCGGTCACTAATTATCTATTGGACCATCTATCTGGAGAGATattacatggtgtgtaccaggcataaaaatCAAACTAAGCACAAAAACTTTTCATATTAATCAGACTGAGAAAAAGAACGTACGGTAGGTCGTgtcgggatttgaatgttagcatgccaattttgaaaatgATTCTCCAgtcagtgtagtgagcaaaggattggtgttatgtggcaatagcggggttggcttgttagtcttacggcagcattctgtactgcgTACATATAATTAAGccgcagggaaatttgggcgcagggtgaagccgaaaaaaaactcaccctgctcctgcaaaagtcccagcagcattgattactattccccctccaggccgccatggaattAGGGGGTAAGAtacaatttggcttccagcttttACTGGAGCTGAATTATGCCATTTTTAAAGTGacttgggctccgtcttttgacagcgGCCAAATTACTGTCCGAGCACCACCATTACAattcagtgtgggggagggggggatcttaAATACTgaacaaaaaaacccaaacttACCCTTTTAGATGTGTGACCTTTTATGTTATCCAAATTTAAAAACAGGTCCAAATCACAACCCATCTTCCCAAAGGAATTGACGCTGGAGCCATACAGGAGCACAGAGGCTTCTGGGAAGTAGGCGGTAGCGACATCACTGACTAAAGAGCTGGTCAGGTAGCGCAGCCTGATGCTTTCATCGGTCAGCTGAAGTTCTTCCAAGAGAATGTGTGCTTGATCTTCCATCTATCTGACAGAACAACACACAAATGCGACATAAGTAAACAGCAAAATACATTCTATACGTGACTTCATGACACGACACATGAAAATAGTTGTGAAAAGACTCTAAAATAAACCAACTGTTAACACTTCCCCATGTAGGGCAATGGCTGTACTTACAGTCAGCCCCATCAGTTACTTTATCTGCATAACTATAGTGCAGTGTCCCCTAATGTGCAGCTACGTGCAAATCCAACCATTAGCATGCTGATACATAGCCATAGATGAAGGCTAGGCAAAATACAGCCCATTAGTATTCTAAATACAGCCTATTAGTAGAGGGCAgcattcctctcctccctccctgtagagtAGCAAGCGGTGTGTACTGACAGGTTTAACTCACCCAATCGCAGCTTCCAGAGTGATCTCCATAGCCACAGTGCCGTCACGTGACCCACCCTCACGCCAATTTGACGCTGGAAACTGTGACTGGGTGAGTTAAACCTGTCATTGCGCACCGCTTGCATATCTGCAGGGCAGGGAGGAGAGCAATGTGGTCCGCAactaaaaacaaaagcaaaatttGTGAGATAAGGAGATAAAACAAACCCTTTGCCCACCCCTGCAATAGACACTGAAccacatgcagatcaaatgtcgcAGACTCAAGTTTGACTGGTTTAGCTCTAtgattcagagactactgcagccaaagagattagcaagttgccaggcaattggtattgtttagcaggaaataaatatggcagcctccatatgtctcgcacctcgggttccttttagaaGGAGAATACAAGCAAATACAGTTATTCAGGCACACTAAAGAAACCGGAGGTGAAAAACTAGGGAGATAAATAATGGTACAGTTTCTGTAAAACTAGCCCTAAATAGAACTTTCAGTGATTCTTAACCTAAAGTGACAGTAAGATCCCCAGTTTAACTTATCAAGGGGGACAGCGGCTGAAGGCTAAGCCCGGTTTATCACCACACTTGCGATCCTGCTGTCCATTCAGCATGCACACAGAGAAAGGATGACCTGCTGAACTTTCAATGGCTCTCCTGCTTCGATAAGTGTTTGCAAAGCGACGCAAACATCAACTTCTCAGTATATAGTCTGGTAATCACCTAGCAGAAAGAATCTTATTTAGGAGGTGATTAGGGCATAAgttgctgaatagtgtactggttaagggcattgactttgacatgggagaccagggttcaaatcctggctagcgtcagtagctattcagtaaggagtccttagtcaaaactccctaacactgcagggtggtctcttgagcgcgtcccagtggctgcagctcgagcgctttgagtccaacaggagaaaagcgctataaaaatgttaggattattaagtTAACCGCAATGTGTATTGATTGTCTTCACTTATCTGACTGTTCAGAAAGGCATTATCAATATATCTTTATCAAGGTTCCCCCAACCTCCCAGCTTGAACAGCCAGACCTTTGTTGCATGCTGCAGAGAAGTGTAACATGTCAAGCAGCCGGTCAGGAGTGGTGTACACATTTCCCtgactgctagttatattacagcaatattacagcacatctagctacccgTTACCTCCTCTGATCAGCTTTCCTCTTCAtactctcctgcatgctgtgaggagAACACTGAAGTATTTGTGGGCTGTGTTAGTagtgaaggatgattttaaagCACAAAGAGCGAACTGGGAGaacaaataaagtgcccctagcactagtggtaatgtgaacCCTAatacagagtaaaaaaaaacaaaactatatcaatagttgtcctttaaagagaaaccgcgaccaaggattgaacttcatcccaatcagtggatcatcagggagctctgtatggctgatattgtgttgaaacccctcccctcagtgtgatgtcaagaccatggtgctgacatcacactgtggaagccttgttgcattgtgggaaataacagtttccaactgccaaaaaagccagcagcatctccttccagtgacatcacctgccagcagtaaaatgccaccatatgataaatgtcagaatgcaaatcggagaggaaagattttacaatgggcaaacactgactaaataatttatacataattactgtaaaaattaagcacttttgttcattacgttattttccctAGAGCTCCTCTTTAAACGACAGATTTTATGCAAGTACAGTACAGGGCACACTGCAGTACAATTTCAACTTACACTCTCGGCAGCACATAACTTCTGTAACAGTTCACTGGCTCCGGGAGGAGACTGGGAAGCACAAATGACAGACTGTTGGCCTAATTCCTGGGATCGGAGCTTGGTAAACCTGGATTTAAATGGCAAAACCCACGAGTCGTCATCTGGAATTTTAGTAGCGGCTAGGAGTGATAGAATACTTTCTGTATTTGCAAACTCCACCAACGCATGCGTGCCCTGCAATACAACAGAGAGGAAACAGGACATGACTGCATACATGCTTTCTGAACAACTCCAAAAGTACAATGCAAAAAAGAAAGTAATGGTGAAAAGGTATCAAATGGAAAaaataaagtgtaccagagacgttattaaagaaagatttgatacttcccCAGGGCTTCCTCGAGTCCCATAAGCACCACTGAGTCCCACGGCATCCTCtgaggtccgcgcatgcgcagaatacaCCGACTGACGCaagtgagccagttaccggggctgattgtggctgaacggagGCACGTGGGAGGCTGGCCAGGGACTCAGCGGTGCTtacgggctggaggaaaccccgggtaagtatcaaatctttcttttataacgtctctggtgcactttaaattGCATCCGAGGCAAactttgggttaaaaaaaaaaaaaaccgcgtaCTTAAACTGCGTCTTTTGGTCTGGAGCGCCTTATCGTCAGGGCACTATGGTATCTAATGGAGCATCTAGCCCAGCCAGAGCATTTTCTAGTGTTTGTTAGAGTGGGCAATGTGTAGAATCAGTTTTGAAAACTCACTGGGAGATTTGCACACCTCTCTTCTCTGGGACAAGATTCAAACACAAACCTGATGGTGAAGAAATACAGTACTTACAAGACTATCGAAGAAAAAGTGATTGGCTACTTCTCCATGACGTGATAAATGTTTCAGAAATTTCTCCTCGTTAATTTTAGGCGAGCAGCCTATTAATACCGAGCGCTTGGCCTGTTCACTCCTTTCTGCTTGGACCTCGGCAAAAGTCTTTCTTGTGATGTGATCTTGATCTGTCCACAACATAAAAACCATCATAAACAGTTACAACTAATGACTAACAGTGAATTAATAAGAAGCTGACAAATCCATCCACATAGGCATATTCCCTGCTCTATGCcatgcctctgtgcccccttcgtgctgctctctgccccctgctgtcatttcccccccccccccccccaccgaaaaTGCAGCTTGTCGTCATTTCCTGtggcgacagcgcggctgtgtggAGAGGCACTCCTGGAAAAATGCCCACTATGCCCCAGGGGTCACTGAAAACAAAGGACATAATTTCTGAGGCTACCCCCTGtccaactttaaagtgaaccagagatgaaaacaaACTAATAAGATTAACAGTTGGATGTGTCctactactcctaaaaatgactcttttacatatcccaaggttttattttatgcaaggctgtggagtcggtccaaaaatccaccgactccgactcctcagtttaggaatccaccgactccgactgctctaatttgcatattacaattttgttgattaaaagtatgtaacatgaaattcgtctcttaactgccaacgcttaggaattttacaagacaactgaagtgagaaggatatgtagactactatatttattccctttagactaaaactagtccttggtaagagtacttgtaaaaggtacaaaccggaacaaagaacatctatcaggccctaggcaatgtaagtgtgggtacatgtaagagtgatgtgcaggtactctgcagggggaatgaggagattcttcctctattacacattcttcatgcacaatctgaacaaggtttatgggtgatagacaacacctctgtgttcaatgtgcacaacattctcagtggattccctgtagctctgtggggagtgcatatgtagagtatagtactactgtgtaacaaagtaaacctgagacagatgaaattaaagttttatacagacctggggcttcctccagccgccttcaggataatcagtccctcgttgtcctcccccaccacctggatcttctgctttgagtccaggtacttgagccagtcgggcgtagtgcgcatgcacacactccgccgccaggagcatactacacctgtgcagcactattgcgcaggtgcagaatgttcctggctgtgggagcggcatgcggccggacagcgctgactggctgaattaccaggactcatagcagaagatccgggtggtggaggacagcgagggactgattagcctgaagggggctggaggaagccccaggtatgtataaaactttacttttcatccgtctcaggtaccctttaatttgtagtcaccaaaccaaattttaacaacctatcaaatttttgatttcatcagcaaagggagtgcatacatttgcataaatcagcatcagtgcagaattatttccatctcattgaccatctctattagtgacacagctacacattaggctttattcttacagcatagatgttatttagtatatataagagattcctgtgtacacatcatatatactgtacagtcacaatcagatatgtatatctgaccttaaaaatatgggaactgctttattgaagcagcacaagtaactaattttgattggtttatttcatttttgtggactaagcacagctattactgtatatatactgtatttatacattatttttaatgactattatctgagaaatagaacattttatcatattttctattttaattacagttacaaattcattaggagtcggagtctgtgcatttttttcccgactccgactccaggcacccaaaattgcccgactccacgactccgactccacagccctgattttatgtataaacatttacaaagcagatttaatatttcatagtctctgctcaattgcagtgcctcgagagtcccagagtgaaaatatacagtggcttgcaaaagtattcggcccccttaacgttttccaaattttgtcatattactgccacaaaatcaattttattggaattccacgtgaaagaccaatacaaagtggtgcacacgtgagaagtggaacgaaaatcatacacgattccaaacattttttacaaataaataactgcaaagtggggtgtgcgtaattattcagccccctttggtctgagtgcagtcagttgcccatagacaatgcctgatgagtgctaatgactaaattgagtgcacctgtgtgtaatctaatgtcagtacaagtacagctgctctgtgacggcctcagaggttgtctaagagaatattgggagcaacaacaccatggagtctaaagaacacaccagacaggtcagggataaagttattgagaaatttaaagcaggcttaggctacaaaaagatttccaaagccttgaacatcccgcggagcattgttcaagcgatcattcagaaatggaaggagtatggcacaactgtaaacctaccaagaccagGCCATcctcctaaactcacaggccgaataagGAGAGCGTTGataagaaatgcagtcaagaggcccatggtgactctggacgagctgcagagatctacagctcaggtgggggaatctgtccataggacaactattagttgtgtactgcacaaagttggcctttatggaagagtggcaagaagaaagccattgttaacagaaaagcataagaagtcccgtttgcagtttgtcacaagccatgtggaggacacagcaaacgtggaagaaggtgctctggtcagacgagaccaaaattgaattttggccaaaatgcaaaacgctatgtgtggcagaaaactaacactgcacaacactctgaacacaccaccccaactgtcaaatatggtggtggcagcatcgctctgggggtgcttctcttcagcagggacagggaagctggtcagagttgatgggaagatggatggagtcaaatacaCGGCAATCtcagaagaaaacctcttggaatctgcaaaagacttgagactggggcagaggttcaccttccagcacggCAACgaacctaaacataaagccagggcaacaaaggaatggtttaaaacaaaatatatccatgtgttagaatagcccagtcaaaggcccggttcacacttgcggtggccctccggaatcgccgtgccggagccgcaccgcctgcagaacggacggaacggacgcacggcataacaattaaagcctatgcgtccgttcacatgggtccgttctgcagaaccggagccgactccggcctccgttccaacatgcgctattttttcatccggcccctccggcagccgtatccggggcggagccggactgcaccatccggccaatacaaacaaatgggaaccggaggccgcacaacacactggctgagaaatccggatcttctaccccacttcctatgcggattttagcggcgatattggctggggacacatgggcaagcattttagagtggagcagcacgagctggaggtgttggcaggatgttggcagcatgtcggaggtggaggtgagtgctaaacagcagagggcctgattccacaggtcccccttctgctgacctcccagaccccaacatttttttttttttttacgtatattttgccaaacggatccggatcgcatcctgattgccacctgatgcaacctgaccggatccggatcggatccggatcagaaccgtacggttccgatccggatccggatccggtcaggtcatccggtccgtttggcaaacaaccgctaatgtgaaccg from Hyperolius riggenbachi isolate aHypRig1 chromosome 5, aHypRig1.pri, whole genome shotgun sequence encodes the following:
- the MTPAP gene encoding poly(A) RNA polymerase, mitochondrial; amino-acid sequence: MVRCMRLGRVITVTGRALSTAAARQQRALAAETADQDHITRKTFAEVQAERSEQAKRSVLIGCSPKINEEKFLKHLSRHGEVANHFFFDSLGTHALVEFANTESILSLLAATKIPDDDSWVLPFKSRFTKLRSQELGQQSVICASQSPPGASELLQKLCAAESMEDQAHILLEELQLTDESIRLRYLTSSLVSDVATAYFPEASVLLYGSSVNSFGKMGCDLDLFLNLDNIKGHTSKRAAGPFVTEFWMRRVSSSRAAQQQILSVISECIDSFGPGCTQVLKILGARCPLVRFYHQPTGLQCDLTADNKIALRMSELLYIYGNIDSRVRPLVFTLRCWARVHGITSSVSGHWITNFALTTMILFFLQKRSPPVIPTLDQLKSLTGKKDKCIIEDNDCTFVSDLNKIKPSANTESLEMLLIEFLEFYGNFDFCKNCIDIRKGVEKNKPDSSPLYIQNPFEQSLNISKNVNKSQMEKFVHLVQESAWTLQKQASLSPLNDLKPWGLARILLSVASGNKSPSKKRPSERLGSLLDSLQASNSKPQTIKRKPVH